Genomic window (Microbacterium oxydans):
CGTCCGGCGTCTCCTCGAAGATCGCGGGCAGGCGCCAGCGCTCATCGGGCGCGTAGGCGTCGATCGCGGTGAACCACTCGCGCTGCGGACGCGCCGGATTCAGCACCCGCAGCGCGAGCGTGCCGTGCCGTTCGAACACGCGCAGCTCGCGGCGACCGAGCCGGATGCTCTCGCCGCCGCGCAGCGTGACGGTGGAGCCCGCCTGCCCGAGCTCGCTGCCACGGATGCCGCCGTCGCCGGTCAGCGCCCAGAGACCGGGGATGCCGTCGACCGCGGCCGCCTCGGTGATGAGCCAGTTCGTCGACTCGAGCGCCGACGGACCGTACTCGGAGCCCGCATAGCGCTCGCGCGCGGCGTGCCAGTCCTGCCAGTCCTTCACGAAGCTCATCGGAGCGGGTCCTCCCTTGCGAGGGCACCGCACCGCGGGGCTCTCCTCGCTCATGCGCGGAATG
Coding sequences:
- a CDS encoding DUF1684 domain-containing protein gives rise to the protein MSFVKDWQDWHAARERYAGSEYGPSALESTNWLITEAAAVDGIPGLWALTGDGGIRGSELGQAGSTVTLRGGESIRLGRRELRVFERHGTLALRVLNPARPQREWFTAIDAYAPDERWRLPAIFEETPDEQIVITAVDGDARETPVAGRLRFELAGSPHTLTVTRNGQGVLNAVFADGTNGLETYRFRFLPVDEPADDGTAVIDFNRAYLPPCAFSDQFICPLPPPGNRYSTPIRAGERVVVLGG